GGAGAAATTTACCAATAAAACTACTAATCAACTTTGTGATGACCAAATTTTTACCATTACGACAAATTCTAATCTCATTAAACGTAACGGAGGGAAAATTACAGTTAATTATTGTTCCAATGAATATACAAAAGATAGATTTATTAATCAAAATGTTCATTTTATTAACCAAAGATCTGAAGAATTAGACTTTGAATATTCCAACTCTTCAAGAATATTCCGTCAAACTGAAGATACTGTAATAGATACAGGACAAAGAAATAAAGGGGTTTTACTTAGTCTTTCTCAAGCAATCAATACTATTATAAGTCAAGAAATTTCTAATAATATTGTTGCGACTGTAGCAATGCAATCCTATAAAAAGACGAAAAAATGTGATACTTTATCCCATTTAGAGAATATATTTTCTAGTGCGTATAATTCGAGTACGGAAAAGGTTATTGATAATGAGATGAAAAAGATATCCCAAAGAATTAAACATATATTTTTTATGCTGGATGAAATCACAGGAGATGAAAGTGGGGTTCATTTTCTTGATAGAATAAATAAGATTTTTAAAAAATTTAATTTAATCAATAACTCTTATGGATTTAACGCCAAAATAATTATTGCTGATGCTTCTATTGTTAATCCAGAAGTGATTAATCAGCATCTTTCTGATATTTCTCCTGAACCCAATAAAATATTTTTTAGAAAAGTAAATTCAAATGCTTTACCGTTATCATTACAGGAGTTTGAATTTAAAAATAAACAAGCAACTATCATTAATACTAATTCCTATCCTGCCACAAGTTTAAATATTACCTATAAAGTTCTTATTGAATCCATAAAATTTGATGAACAAGTTCATTTTCATAAGGAAAATAAACTAAAAGAAAAAGCCCAAAATCAAATTATAGATGATATTCAAAGACTGTTAAAAGAACATCCTGATGAACAGATCATTGTTTATATACAAGATAAAGCGCGATTACAAAAATTAATTAACAACATAAAAGAGTTGCAAAAATTTGATTATCAACACCATTATTTAGAAATTCATGCAAATCTTTCTGATACAGATAAAAAAGAAATTTATCAACATCTCAATAAACCCACACTTAAAGTAATATTTATGACTGCTTCTGCAAGTCGCGGTTTATCTTTTCCTAAAGTTAAACATATTTTAGTTGAAATTCCCAGATTTGAAGTTGAAAAAAACTTAATGGAAGTGATTCAAGTTATATATAGAGGAAGAGGAGATAATGATATTGATCAAC
This genomic interval from Aphanothece sacrum FPU1 contains the following:
- a CDS encoding helicase-related protein, whose protein sequence is NLDLRNAHQELIKRELESEKTYLFLTGNPGIGKTTAITEFLKQEKILKEGFLFIYVSPRIQVNLDILEKFTNKTTNQLCDDQIFTITTNSNLIKRNGGKITVNYCSNEYTKDRFINQNVHFINQRSEELDFEYSNSSRIFRQTEDTVIDTGQRNKGVLLSLSQAINTIISQEISNNIVATVAMQSYKKTKKCDTLSHLENIFSSAYNSSTEKVIDNEMKKISQRIKHIFFMLDEITGDESGVHFLDRINKIFKKFNLINNSYGFNAKIIIADASIVNPEVINQHLSDISPEPNKIFFRKVNSNALPLSLQEFEFKNKQATIINTNSYPATSLNITYKVLIESIKFDEQVHFHKENKLKEKAQNQIIDDIQRLLKEHPDEQIIVYIQDKARLQKLINNIKELQKFDYQHHYLEIHANLSDTDKKEIYQHLNKPTLKVIFMTASASRGLSFPKVKHILVEIPRFEVEKNLMEVIQVIYRGRGDNDIDQQDKQLIFYLAEQAIYDAEEDKKNRQLAIQESVLSLINLLLILKTSIMTRIMGSGKIGKYDFMMIPIGGKSVSAAGETFSSKMNNLIKQLKKEYRKQSNYKQLEKVYNYLEYLLKECDITLNNLIKSQEKAGVSYLDIRSDSSDTFLELIERSFDNLLNYLPLEKSHISGSLLVVPIIGKTLEERYRIQPDKNSSKLSYEQLIESLQNLLDAKTLPENIKSGIGDAIDFINIIFDKADRTQNFEQDSQDEDQYYAIPLFAFISAEIMEQYFANNEEESAEYTFRDILNTYIRSLYPVTNMLPIGNQYQEFPFIVFRSYGLNEIRSKLFTDKYFLNSNEINILTLILSAKND